Proteins encoded together in one Anoxybacillus flavithermus window:
- a CDS encoding WecB/TagA/CpsF family glycosyltransferase: MSFQTIHILGVPFVRATMDEMMSVIHAHVKQQKPCFIVTANPEIVMKANEEPTYMATIQQADYVVADGIGVVKAAELLGTPLPERVAGYDLLCRCLQLADEHEYRVYMIGAKEKVVQAAAKHVRDRYPNARLVGVRNGYFDWNDETIIEEVKRAEPDFVFVALGMGKQEQWIAEHIQTVGRGVWMGVGGSFDVLAGVVKRAPELWIRLHLEWLYRLLKQPTRAKRMMALPRFAWTILKQKVVRK; this comes from the coding sequence ATGTCGTTTCAAACGATTCACATACTCGGAGTTCCGTTTGTTCGTGCGACAATGGATGAAATGATGTCCGTCATTCATGCGCACGTCAAACAACAAAAGCCTTGTTTTATCGTGACGGCCAATCCTGAAATTGTTATGAAAGCAAATGAGGAACCGACATACATGGCGACCATTCAGCAAGCGGATTACGTCGTCGCGGATGGCATCGGGGTCGTGAAAGCGGCTGAACTGCTCGGAACGCCGCTTCCAGAGCGAGTGGCTGGCTACGACTTGCTTTGCCGCTGTTTGCAGCTTGCTGATGAGCATGAATATCGCGTATATATGATCGGCGCAAAAGAAAAAGTTGTACAAGCGGCAGCGAAACATGTGCGTGACCGCTATCCGAACGCTCGTTTAGTCGGAGTACGCAACGGCTACTTCGATTGGAACGATGAAACGATCATCGAAGAAGTGAAGCGAGCCGAACCGGATTTTGTTTTTGTCGCGCTAGGCATGGGGAAACAAGAACAATGGATTGCCGAACATATACAGACAGTCGGACGTGGTGTATGGATGGGCGTTGGCGGAAGCTTCGACGTGCTTGCTGGAGTGGTCAAGCGCGCCCCTGAACTATGGATTCGTCTCCATTTAGAATGGTTGTATCGACTGTTAAAACAGCCGACGCGAGCGAAGCGGATGATGGCGTTGCCGCGCTTTGCGTGGACGATTTTAAAGCAGAAGGTTGTTAGAAAATGA